From a single Miscanthus floridulus cultivar M001 chromosome 8, ASM1932011v1, whole genome shotgun sequence genomic region:
- the LOC136473232 gene encoding auxin-responsive protein SAUR76-like, whose translation MAKGGLTKLRCMIKRWHSSSRIARAPSPGRVEDDDGGACGRGASFHGADEVPKGLHPVYVGRSRRRYLIAKELVSHPLFQTLVDRTGGGATGGAAGTTVVGCEVVLFEHLLWMLENADPQPESLDELVDYYAC comes from the coding sequence ATGGCGAAGGGCGGGCTGACCAAGCTCCGGTGCATGATCAAGAGGTGGCACTCGTCCAGCCGCATCGCCCGCGCGCCGTCGCCGGGCCGCgtcgaggacgacgacggcggcgcttgCGGCCGCGGCGCGTCGTTCCACGGCGCGGACGAGGTGCCCAAGGGCCTGCACCCGGTGTACGTCGGCAGGTCGCGCCGCCGGTACCTCATCGCCAAGGAGCTGGTGAGCCACCCGCTGTTCCAGACCCTCGTCGACCgcaccggcggcggcgccaccGGGGGAGCAGCGGGTACCACCGTCGTCGGCTGCGAGGTCGTCCTGTTCGAGCACCTGCTGTGGATGCTGGAGAACGCCGACCCGCAGCCGGAGTCCCTCGACGAGCTCGTTGACTACTACGCGTGCTGA